In Sphingobium sp. B2D3C, a genomic segment contains:
- a CDS encoding flagella basal body P-ring formation protein FlgA — MERLTFPKRAALIAALLLSAIALTSIHAPAKAQSFENLDRLDSLVAASLGANLGQPGGPLAPIDRRLKLAPCPQTPTVETPQMNAATVACPSLGWRIRVPLLVNRQAGNPQQNGRFSEAASGAPVVKKGDPVQLVAGNESFSISRMMIADEDGAPGALIRVREEPRATPVMARVERTGVVRIPGI, encoded by the coding sequence ATTGAACGCCTGACCTTCCCAAAGCGCGCTGCCCTCATCGCAGCCCTGCTGCTCAGCGCGATCGCGCTTACCAGCATCCACGCGCCGGCGAAGGCGCAGAGTTTCGAGAATCTGGACCGGCTGGACAGCTTGGTTGCGGCCAGCCTCGGCGCCAATCTCGGCCAGCCGGGCGGCCCACTGGCGCCCATCGATCGCCGCCTGAAACTGGCACCCTGCCCGCAGACACCGACGGTCGAAACCCCGCAGATGAACGCCGCGACGGTTGCCTGCCCCAGCCTCGGCTGGCGCATCCGCGTGCCGCTGCTGGTCAACCGGCAGGCCGGCAATCCTCAGCAAAACGGCCGTTTTTCCGAGGCCGCGAGCGGCGCGCCGGTCGTCAAGAAGGGCGATCCAGTTCAGCTGGTCGCGGGCAATGAGAGCTTCAGCATTTCCCGCATGATGATCGCGGATGAAGACGGCGCGCCCGGTGCGCTGATCCGCGTGCGGGAAGAACCGCGCGCCACGCCTGTCATGGCCCGTGTCGAGCGGACGGGTGTTGTTCGTATTCCCGGCATTTAA
- a CDS encoding flagellar motor protein MotB: MSAQPRQNRARWALSFADLCLLLLAFFALLQSNQTTRETALAGIGSYFGAFEAPRQADLVAQELFEPGEALLNPAGRAALLKAAEPIMHENKIVRIQSIGLDSGDHRFDAWDLAAARLGAVARTLVAAGVPEKRLRIAGLAERADDSAPGKQTIRITELAEADR; encoded by the coding sequence ATGTCGGCGCAGCCGCGCCAAAACCGCGCGCGCTGGGCGCTGAGCTTCGCGGACCTGTGCCTGCTGCTGCTCGCCTTCTTCGCGCTGCTGCAGTCCAACCAGACCACGCGTGAGACGGCGCTGGCGGGGATTGGCAGCTACTTCGGCGCGTTCGAGGCGCCGCGCCAGGCCGATCTCGTCGCGCAAGAGCTGTTCGAGCCTGGCGAGGCTCTGCTCAACCCCGCCGGTCGCGCCGCTCTGCTAAAAGCGGCAGAACCCATCATGCACGAGAACAAGATCGTGCGAATTCAGTCCATTGGCCTCGACTCCGGCGATCATCGCTTCGACGCCTGGGATCTGGCGGCAGCGCGCCTCGGCGCCGTCGCCCGAACCCTGGTCGCCGCCGGAGTGCCGGAAAAGCGCCTGCGGATCGCAGGCCTCGCCGAACGCGCTGATGACAGCGCACCCGGCAAGCAGACTATCAGGATCACCGAACTGGCTGAAGCCGACCGGTAA
- the flgM gene encoding flagellar biosynthesis anti-sigma factor FlgM: MIKSVGQATSAAVEAAKLRDAAQARSAAPVSAEPAPAKAAESAATPAARMAAQGAPVDMDRINRVKQAIASGQYPVDADKIADRMIDLDLPHLRA, translated from the coding sequence ATGATCAAGTCTGTTGGCCAGGCGACGAGCGCCGCAGTAGAGGCAGCCAAGCTGCGCGATGCTGCACAAGCCCGCTCCGCTGCGCCAGTCAGCGCCGAGCCTGCGCCTGCGAAGGCGGCGGAATCGGCAGCCACCCCCGCCGCGCGCATGGCCGCGCAGGGCGCCCCGGTGGACATGGACCGGATCAACCGCGTCAAGCAGGCCATTGCTTCGGGCCAATATCCGGTCGATGCCGACAAGATCGCCGATCGCATGATCGACCTCGATCTTCCTCATCTGCGCGCCTGA
- the panB gene encoding 3-methyl-2-oxobutanoate hydroxymethyltransferase — MSATYTLDTATSRANPTPAPMRRLTIPAIRARKVDGVTDSPIVMLTAYTARQAQLLDPHCDLLLVGDSLGQVIYGLPSSVPVTLEMMAAHGAAVVRGSYHSAVIIDMPFGSYEASPEQAFASAARLMKETGAAGVKLEGGEAMAPTIAFLSERGIPVCAHVGLTPQAVNALGGYGPRGRDAAEAAKIRNDARAVAAAGCFAMVIEGVIEELAIEITGDVPCPTIGIGASAACDGQVLVTEDLLGMFERTPRFVKRYADLAGTISDAAAQYAQEVRARSFPGEAQLYGAKK, encoded by the coding sequence ATGTCCGCCACTTACACCCTCGATACGGCGACCAGCCGGGCGAACCCCACGCCGGCGCCGATGCGTCGGCTGACGATTCCCGCCATCCGCGCGCGCAAAGTCGATGGGGTGACCGACTCGCCAATCGTGATGCTGACCGCCTACACGGCGCGGCAGGCGCAGTTGCTCGATCCCCATTGCGACCTGCTGCTGGTGGGCGACTCGCTCGGGCAGGTGATCTACGGCCTGCCGTCCTCCGTGCCCGTCACGCTCGAGATGATGGCCGCCCATGGCGCTGCGGTCGTGCGCGGCAGCTATCACAGCGCCGTCATCATCGACATGCCGTTCGGGAGCTATGAGGCCTCCCCTGAGCAGGCCTTCGCAAGTGCCGCGCGGCTGATGAAGGAAACCGGCGCTGCCGGCGTGAAGCTGGAAGGCGGCGAGGCTATGGCACCGACCATCGCCTTTCTGAGCGAGCGGGGCATCCCGGTCTGCGCCCATGTCGGGCTTACGCCGCAGGCGGTGAATGCGCTCGGCGGCTATGGACCGCGCGGCCGCGATGCCGCCGAAGCCGCCAAAATCCGCAATGATGCTCGCGCGGTTGCTGCAGCCGGCTGCTTTGCGATGGTGATCGAGGGCGTGATCGAGGAACTGGCTATCGAGATCACGGGAGACGTGCCCTGCCCCACGATCGGCATCGGCGCCTCGGCAGCCTGCGACGGGCAGGTGCTGGTGACCGAAGACCTCCTCGGCATGTTCGAGCGCACGCCGCGTTTTGTGAAGCGCTATGCCGATCTTGCCGGGACGATCAGCGATGCGGCGGCCCAATATGCGCAGGAGGTGCGCGCGCGCAGCTTCCCGGGCGAGGCCCAGCTTTATGGCGCCAAAAAGTGA
- the flhA gene encoding flagellar biosynthesis protein FlhA produces MTRNDINGSIWKNSARGAALPFAILLLVMFMVVPVPVLLLDIGFVGNIMISLAVLMIALNAAKPLDFSSFPTVLLLATLLRLALNVASTRIVLVNGHNGSDAAGHVIEAFGNFMIGGDYVVGIFVFAILMIINLVVITKGAGRVSEVSARFTLDALPGKQMAIDADLNAGLLTAEQAKVRRQEVATEADFYGSMDGASKFVKGDAVAGVLILVINILGGITLGLVSHDLSIGQAAQTYILLAIGDALVAQVPALLLSIAAAAIVTRVTSEHDLSGQISSQFGHSRAWVPVASILTVLGIVPGMPHLIILPAAGLAWFIAWKLRKAAKARSEAPAEPAVVENPAHIEWSDVSDGAALGLEIGYGLISLVDERKEAPLIGRISGIRRQLSRELGFVVPMIRVKDNLALGPNQYRITIAGVVVGEDEIFPDSLLALDSGDITQRIEGRAAQDPTFGLDAVWIPMERRSEAVVSGYTVVDPSTVIATHINHLILQNAAELFGMDEAKKLLDTLREVTPQLVDGLTPNPLSLAQIAALCRGLLIEGIPLKDFRRIAEAMVIVARGDMSTDALIEAVRQRIGSLIIQSIVPVKAPLPVLTLDGELEGLLAQAMRVGADAHHPIEPALAQRLIEQVSEAARPLMAQARNFAIVTSPVARRALSRLFRPHLPDVPVLSFLEIPDGKAVEVVAVVGNETRIHQVERLQAA; encoded by the coding sequence ATGACGCGCAACGACATCAACGGCAGCATCTGGAAGAACTCGGCGCGCGGGGCAGCCCTGCCCTTCGCTATCCTGCTGCTCGTCATGTTCATGGTGGTGCCGGTGCCGGTGCTGCTGCTGGATATCGGCTTCGTCGGCAACATCATGATCAGCCTTGCAGTGCTGATGATCGCGCTGAACGCTGCCAAGCCGCTCGATTTCTCCAGCTTTCCGACCGTGCTGCTGCTCGCCACGCTGCTGCGCCTCGCGCTCAACGTCGCCTCGACGCGCATTGTGCTGGTCAACGGCCATAATGGATCGGACGCGGCCGGCCATGTGATCGAGGCGTTCGGCAATTTCATGATCGGCGGCGACTATGTCGTCGGCATTTTCGTGTTCGCGATCCTGATGATCATCAACCTGGTGGTTATCACCAAGGGCGCGGGCCGTGTGTCGGAAGTCTCCGCCCGCTTCACCCTCGATGCCCTGCCCGGCAAGCAGATGGCCATCGATGCTGATCTCAACGCCGGTCTGCTGACCGCGGAGCAGGCCAAGGTCCGCCGGCAGGAAGTCGCGACCGAGGCGGACTTCTACGGCTCGATGGACGGTGCCTCCAAGTTCGTGAAGGGCGACGCCGTCGCCGGCGTCCTGATCCTCGTCATCAATATCCTTGGCGGCATCACCCTGGGTCTGGTCAGCCATGATCTCTCCATCGGGCAAGCCGCGCAGACCTACATCCTGCTGGCCATCGGCGACGCGCTCGTGGCGCAGGTGCCGGCGCTGCTGCTCTCCATCGCCGCAGCCGCGATCGTGACCCGGGTCACGTCCGAGCATGACCTCTCCGGCCAGATCTCCAGCCAGTTCGGCCACAGCCGCGCCTGGGTGCCGGTTGCCAGCATTCTCACGGTGCTCGGCATCGTGCCGGGCATGCCGCACCTCATCATCCTGCCTGCTGCCGGCCTCGCCTGGTTCATCGCGTGGAAACTGCGCAAGGCCGCCAAGGCCCGCAGCGAGGCACCGGCGGAACCGGCGGTGGTCGAAAATCCTGCCCACATCGAGTGGAGCGACGTTTCCGACGGCGCCGCGCTCGGCCTGGAAATCGGCTATGGCCTGATCTCGCTGGTCGACGAGCGCAAGGAGGCGCCGCTGATCGGCCGGATCAGCGGCATTCGCCGCCAGCTCTCGCGCGAACTGGGCTTTGTGGTGCCGATGATCCGGGTGAAGGACAATCTCGCGCTCGGCCCGAACCAGTATCGCATCACCATCGCCGGTGTGGTGGTTGGCGAGGACGAGATTTTCCCCGATAGCCTGTTGGCGCTCGACAGCGGCGACATCACCCAGCGGATCGAGGGTCGCGCCGCGCAGGACCCGACCTTCGGGCTTGACGCGGTGTGGATTCCGATGGAGCGGCGCAGCGAAGCGGTCGTCTCCGGCTATACCGTCGTCGACCCGTCGACGGTGATCGCCACGCACATCAATCATCTCATCCTGCAGAACGCCGCTGAGCTGTTCGGCATGGACGAGGCCAAGAAGCTGCTGGACACGCTGCGCGAAGTCACGCCGCAACTTGTCGATGGCCTCACGCCCAATCCGCTGAGCCTCGCGCAGATCGCCGCGCTGTGCCGCGGGCTGCTCATCGAGGGCATTCCGCTCAAGGACTTCCGTCGTATCGCCGAAGCCATGGTGATCGTTGCGCGCGGGGACATGTCCACCGACGCGCTCATCGAGGCGGTCCGCCAGCGCATTGGCTCGCTGATCATCCAGAGCATCGTGCCAGTGAAGGCGCCGCTGCCGGTGCTCACGCTGGATGGCGAACTTGAGGGCCTGCTCGCTCAGGCTATGCGCGTCGGCGCCGATGCCCACCACCCCATCGAGCCGGCGCTGGCCCAGCGCCTGATCGAACAGGTGAGCGAGGCGGCCCGTCCGCTCATGGCACAGGCCCGCAACTTTGCGATCGTGACCTCGCCGGTGGCGCGCCGCGCCCTCTCCCGCCTGTTCCGCCCGCATCTACCCGACGTTCCGGTGCTCTCCTTCCTGGAAATCCCGGATGGCAAGGCCGTGGAAGTCGTCGCAGTGGTCGGCAACGAGACACGCATCCACCAGGTCGAGCGGCTGCAGGCGGCATGA
- the der gene encoding ribosome biogenesis GTPase Der produces the protein MAKRQRPDRDTPPGSLPVVAIVGRPNVGKSTLFNRLVGKKLALVDDQPGVTRDRREGDAELLGLKFRIVDTAGFEEDDAQTLPGRMRAQTEMAVQGASVALFMIDARAGITPLDEHIARWLRAGNTPVVLLANKAEGRAADPGIMEAFSLGFDEPVAFSAEHGQGLADLFQAIRPHVEADEPDLPVEGGEDDGGDEDELDDSAPLKLAIVGRPNAGKSTLINRILGEERLITGPEAGITRDSIAVDWTWHAPDGVARAVRLIDTAGMRKRAKVQEKLEKLSVADALHAVDFAEVVVLMLDATLGLEAQDLRIADKVLSEGRALVIALNKWDVAENGSSLYQGVRKALEDGLAQVRGVPLLTVSGATGKGIDDLLQAAFDTRRRWSQRVPTSLLNRWFDEALEANPPPAPGGKRIKMRYITQARSRPPTFVVFGSRLDEVPESYSRYLVNGIRKALDFSGVPIRLNLRSARNPFDKKK, from the coding sequence ATGGCAAAAAGGCAACGCCCAGACCGCGACACGCCGCCCGGAAGCCTTCCGGTCGTCGCCATCGTCGGCCGCCCGAATGTGGGCAAGTCCACGCTGTTCAACCGGCTGGTGGGGAAGAAGCTCGCGCTGGTCGATGACCAACCCGGCGTCACCCGCGACCGGCGCGAGGGCGATGCCGAACTGCTCGGCCTCAAGTTCCGCATCGTGGATACCGCCGGTTTCGAGGAAGACGACGCGCAGACCCTGCCGGGCCGGATGCGCGCGCAGACCGAAATGGCAGTTCAGGGCGCCTCCGTCGCCCTGTTCATGATCGACGCGCGCGCGGGCATCACACCGCTCGACGAGCACATCGCCCGCTGGCTGCGCGCCGGGAATACCCCGGTGGTGCTCCTCGCCAACAAGGCCGAAGGCCGCGCTGCCGACCCTGGCATCATGGAAGCCTTTTCGCTCGGTTTTGATGAGCCGGTGGCCTTTTCCGCCGAGCATGGGCAAGGTCTTGCCGACCTGTTCCAGGCGATCCGCCCGCATGTCGAGGCGGACGAGCCGGACCTACCCGTCGAGGGCGGCGAGGATGATGGGGGGGACGAGGACGAGCTGGACGACAGCGCGCCGCTCAAGCTCGCCATCGTGGGGCGGCCCAATGCCGGCAAGTCCACGCTCATCAACCGCATATTGGGCGAAGAGCGGCTGATTACCGGGCCGGAAGCCGGCATCACGCGCGACAGCATCGCCGTGGACTGGACCTGGCACGCACCCGATGGCGTGGCGCGTGCGGTGCGACTGATCGACACCGCCGGGATGCGCAAGCGCGCCAAGGTGCAGGAAAAGCTGGAAAAGCTCTCCGTCGCCGATGCGCTTCATGCCGTCGATTTTGCGGAAGTCGTGGTGCTGATGCTCGATGCCACCCTCGGCCTTGAGGCGCAGGATCTGCGCATTGCCGACAAGGTGCTGAGCGAGGGCCGTGCGCTCGTGATCGCGCTCAATAAGTGGGACGTGGCCGAGAATGGCTCGTCGCTGTATCAGGGCGTCCGCAAGGCGCTGGAAGACGGGCTTGCGCAGGTGCGCGGCGTGCCGCTGCTCACTGTCTCCGGCGCCACCGGCAAGGGCATTGACGATCTGCTACAAGCGGCATTCGATACCCGCCGCCGCTGGTCGCAGCGCGTGCCAACGAGCCTGCTTAACCGCTGGTTCGATGAGGCGCTGGAAGCCAATCCGCCGCCGGCGCCCGGAGGCAAGCGGATCAAGATGCGCTACATCACCCAGGCGCGCAGCCGGCCGCCGACGTTTGTGGTGTTCGGGTCGCGTCTTGATGAGGTGCCGGAAAGCTACAGCCGCTATCTCGTGAATGGCATCCGCAAGGCGCTCGACTTTTCGGGCGTGCCAATCCGGCTAAACCTGCGTAGCGCACGGAACCCATTTGACAAAAAGAAGTGA
- a CDS encoding tetratricopeptide repeat protein: MALTPHQNEALLREIDDAVRQDDLLSFWKNYGRLVIAVVVLGLAAFGGWLYWQHHQTQKAEANGEQFARLMSAAQRATLDDGVYKQIMAEGGPGYRAQAEMLRAALAGGRNDAKTALAAYDAILADAQAPAATKDAALMRRTALAFDSMKPQDVIAALKPLAVPGNSWFGSAGELTAIAHLKAGQRDQAGKIFNEMANDPLVPESIKLRAGQMASMLGSATTPRQAGPSADTPAS; the protein is encoded by the coding sequence TTGGCCCTGACGCCACATCAGAACGAGGCCCTACTCCGCGAGATCGACGATGCCGTGCGGCAGGACGATCTGCTGTCCTTCTGGAAAAATTACGGCCGTCTGGTCATCGCTGTCGTCGTGCTCGGCCTCGCTGCCTTTGGCGGCTGGCTCTACTGGCAGCACCACCAGACCCAGAAGGCCGAGGCCAATGGCGAGCAGTTCGCCCGGCTGATGAGCGCGGCCCAGCGGGCCACGCTGGATGACGGCGTGTACAAGCAGATCATGGCCGAAGGAGGCCCGGGCTACCGCGCGCAGGCGGAAATGCTCAGGGCCGCACTGGCCGGGGGGCGCAACGACGCCAAGACCGCCCTTGCGGCTTATGATGCCATTCTCGCCGATGCACAGGCGCCCGCCGCGACCAAGGACGCCGCGCTGATGCGCCGCACCGCCCTCGCCTTTGACAGCATGAAACCGCAGGACGTGATCGCCGCGCTCAAGCCGCTGGCCGTGCCGGGCAATAGCTGGTTCGGCAGCGCCGGCGAACTCACCGCCATCGCCCACCTCAAGGCCGGCCAGCGCGATCAGGCGGGCAAGATCTTCAACGAGATGGCCAACGATCCGCTTGTGCCTGAATCCATCAAGCTGCGCGCCGGACAGATGGCCAGCATGCTTGGATCGGCGACGACGCCCCGGCAAGCCGGGCCGAGCGCTGACACGCCTGCCTCCTGA
- a CDS encoding transglycosylase SLT domain-containing protein: MNGLTTNSAQGSNAARVTQAIAKASSRTGVDFNYLMSQAHVESALNPTARARTSSATGLYQFIDQSWLSIVNDHGAKYGMDWASNAIERTANGRYVVSDPALRQQILDLRNHPETASIMAAELATDNRAYLEERIGRPAEAVDLYLAHFLGAGGAAKFLTTMAQAPDASGAALFPAAARANASVFFDRQGNARSLTDIRASFAQKLAAGGQAAGSAASDMAMDGTQTVMPADYVRIAQERLTMNQTLSEKQPYPEFAPRAETARLAYLMLATLGR; this comes from the coding sequence GTGAATGGACTGACCACCAACTCGGCCCAGGGCAGCAATGCCGCCAGGGTGACGCAGGCCATTGCCAAGGCCAGCAGTCGCACCGGCGTGGATTTCAATTATCTGATGAGCCAGGCGCATGTGGAAAGCGCGCTGAACCCGACGGCGCGCGCGCGCACCTCTAGTGCGACCGGCCTCTACCAGTTTATCGACCAGAGCTGGCTTTCCATCGTCAACGACCATGGCGCGAAATACGGCATGGACTGGGCGTCCAACGCCATTGAGCGCACGGCGAACGGGCGGTACGTGGTTTCGGACCCGGCCCTGCGCCAGCAGATCCTCGACCTGCGCAATCATCCCGAGACGGCCTCGATCATGGCGGCCGAGCTGGCCACCGACAATCGCGCCTATCTTGAAGAGCGGATCGGCCGACCGGCCGAGGCGGTCGATCTCTACCTCGCCCATTTCCTCGGTGCAGGTGGCGCAGCGAAATTCCTTACGACGATGGCGCAGGCGCCCGACGCCTCCGGCGCCGCTCTGTTTCCCGCCGCCGCGCGGGCCAATGCCTCGGTGTTCTTCGACCGGCAGGGCAATGCCCGCAGCCTGACGGACATCCGCGCGAGCTTCGCGCAGAAGCTGGCGGCGGGCGGTCAGGCCGCCGGCAGTGCGGCAAGCGATATGGCGATGGACGGCACGCAGACCGTGATGCCCGCCGACTATGTCCGCATCGCGCAGGAGCGGCTGACGATGAACCAGACACTGAGCGAAAAGCAGCCCTATCCCGAATTCGCGCCGCGCGCTGAAACCGCACGGCTCGCTTACCTCATGCTCGCCACCCTCGGAAGGTAA
- a CDS encoding sulfurtransferase TusA family protein, protein MTKRSDPARIDARGLKCPWPVLRAARAMRDHDSVLLLADDPVAKIDVPALAQSNGWAIGVHEAENHVEYALSRKGAEET, encoded by the coding sequence TTGACAAAAAGAAGTGATCCGGCGCGCATCGACGCCCGCGGACTGAAATGCCCGTGGCCCGTCCTGCGCGCCGCTCGCGCGATGCGCGACCATGATTCCGTATTGCTGCTGGCCGATGATCCGGTGGCGAAAATCGATGTGCCGGCCTTGGCGCAATCCAATGGCTGGGCGATTGGCGTTCACGAGGCAGAGAACCATGTGGAATATGCGCTGAGCCGCAAGGGTGCAGAGGAAACATAA
- a CDS encoding PQQ-binding-like beta-propeller repeat protein: protein MRNPTSYRAAWIGIPAALLLLTGCGGKSGPKTPVHGDRTSILGSNNVLAVDDAVASLPVTLPPPVVNAAWAQSGGNAAKAIGHVALGDTIQQAWSASVTGGGSRSRLAAAPVVADGKLFVIDTDATVSAFDAKTGARLWSKSIRSPNQPSQVQFGGGVSVEGDRLFATSGAGSVAALNVADGAEIWKVQPGGPLRGAPTLSNGNAYVMSQDNQLFALSQADGAVVWTDSGTLEATGVFGVGAPAAAQGSVIAGYSSGELTAYRYENGRALWGDALSRTSISTSVAMLTDIDADPVVDRGQVFAIGEGGRMAAYELVSGQRLWELNIGGIATPLVVSDWVFVVTDKSKLLAITRATGKIRWISDLPAWRKPKKKTGPIRWRGPILAGGKLILVSTEGAMAFVDPTSGKVLQERDLKQGLTLPPIVADNMLYVLTDEGRILAFR, encoded by the coding sequence ATGCGTAATCCCACATCATATCGCGCCGCCTGGATCGGCATTCCTGCGGCCCTGCTGCTCCTGACAGGATGCGGCGGGAAGAGCGGCCCCAAGACCCCCGTGCATGGCGACCGCACCTCCATCCTCGGCAGCAACAATGTGCTGGCCGTGGACGATGCCGTTGCGTCGCTGCCGGTCACATTGCCACCCCCGGTCGTGAACGCGGCATGGGCGCAATCGGGCGGCAACGCGGCCAAGGCCATTGGCCATGTCGCGCTCGGCGACACGATTCAGCAGGCCTGGTCGGCATCGGTGACCGGTGGCGGCTCGCGCAGCCGGCTGGCCGCAGCGCCGGTCGTCGCAGACGGCAAGCTGTTCGTGATCGACACCGATGCGACCGTCTCCGCCTTCGACGCCAAGACAGGCGCGCGGCTCTGGTCGAAGAGCATTCGCTCGCCCAACCAGCCTTCGCAGGTGCAGTTCGGTGGCGGCGTCAGTGTCGAGGGCGACCGTTTGTTCGCCACGTCCGGCGCCGGCTCCGTTGCGGCGCTGAATGTTGCCGACGGCGCCGAGATCTGGAAAGTGCAGCCAGGCGGCCCGCTCCGCGGTGCGCCCACGCTCTCCAACGGCAATGCCTATGTGATGAGCCAGGACAACCAGCTCTTCGCGCTCTCGCAGGCAGACGGCGCGGTCGTGTGGACGGACAGCGGCACGCTGGAAGCGACGGGCGTGTTCGGCGTCGGCGCTCCGGCGGCGGCGCAGGGTTCGGTGATCGCTGGCTATAGCTCGGGCGAACTGACGGCCTATCGCTATGAAAACGGCCGCGCCTTGTGGGGCGATGCGCTCAGCCGCACCAGCATCTCCACCTCGGTCGCCATGCTGACCGATATCGATGCCGATCCGGTGGTCGACCGGGGCCAGGTGTTCGCCATCGGCGAAGGCGGCCGCATGGCCGCCTATGAACTGGTGAGCGGGCAACGCCTGTGGGAGCTGAACATCGGTGGCATCGCGACACCGCTGGTGGTGAGCGACTGGGTGTTCGTGGTGACCGACAAGTCCAAGCTGCTCGCCATCACCCGCGCCACCGGCAAGATCCGGTGGATCAGCGATCTGCCGGCCTGGCGCAAGCCGAAGAAGAAGACCGGCCCAATCCGTTGGCGCGGCCCGATCCTCGCGGGCGGCAAGCTCATCCTCGTCTCCACCGAAGGTGCGATGGCGTTCGTCGATCCGACGAGCGGCAAGGTGCTGCAGGAGCGCGACCTCAAGCAGGGCCTCACCCTGCCGCCCATCGTCGCGGACAACATGCTTTACGTGCTGACGGACGAGGGACGCATCCTCGCGTTCCGCTGA
- a CDS encoding FliA/WhiG family RNA polymerase sigma factor — MHSAQLEVAALTYGRRPGVSPDQLAQQYMPLVRKIAWHVHGRVSSAIEIEDLLQIGMVALVEAANSFEDRGFGFATYAQMRVRGAMIDHLRRHATLCRSAMARRKTIQDARRALEQRFGRPPADSEVAAHLGLDAAGWRELADGTDMAQHQSMDEVYSDQSMWFADATEGAEEVLERESLKRAVSACIKELPEREAMVLQLYFVEEMNLEEIGLTLDIGAARVCQIKKSALDKLRGRLSAFL; from the coding sequence ATGCACAGCGCACAGCTTGAGGTTGCAGCCCTGACTTATGGTCGCCGGCCCGGTGTCTCACCGGATCAGCTGGCGCAGCAATATATGCCGCTGGTGCGCAAGATCGCCTGGCATGTCCATGGCCGCGTCTCCAGCGCGATCGAGATCGAGGATCTGCTGCAGATCGGCATGGTCGCGCTGGTCGAGGCGGCCAACAGCTTCGAGGATCGCGGCTTCGGCTTTGCGACCTATGCGCAAATGCGCGTGCGCGGCGCGATGATCGACCATCTGCGTCGCCATGCGACCCTGTGTCGCTCGGCGATGGCGCGCCGCAAGACCATTCAGGATGCCCGTCGCGCGCTGGAGCAACGCTTCGGTCGCCCGCCCGCGGATAGCGAAGTGGCCGCGCATCTGGGTCTTGATGCCGCTGGCTGGCGCGAGCTTGCCGACGGGACGGATATGGCCCAACACCAGAGCATGGACGAGGTCTATTCGGACCAGTCGATGTGGTTCGCCGATGCAACCGAGGGCGCCGAGGAAGTGCTGGAGCGGGAATCCCTCAAGCGCGCGGTTTCCGCCTGCATCAAGGAACTGCCCGAGCGCGAGGCGATGGTTCTGCAGCTCTACTTCGTCGAGGAGATGAACCTTGAGGAAATCGGACTGACGCTCGATATCGGCGCGGCCCGGGTGTGCCAAATCAAGAAATCCGCGCTCGACAAGCTACGGGGACGCCTCAGCGCCTTCCTTTGA